Proteins co-encoded in one Brassica rapa cultivar Chiifu-401-42 chromosome A02, CAAS_Brap_v3.01, whole genome shotgun sequence genomic window:
- the LOC103852449 gene encoding probable LRR receptor-like serine/threonine-protein kinase At1g56130 isoform X2: protein MPTCLLLTVWFLICILDSVHLVRAQNQMGATTHPDEAETLNSIFATWKIPAQKAWNTSGDLCSGVAIDDRIKIDDKDYNPLIKCNCNFVNSTICRITALKVYAIDVVGPIPPQLWSLTYLTNLNLGKNYLTGSLSPAIGNLTRMEWMSFGINALYGPLPKEIGLLTNLKSLAIGVNNFSGSIPAEIGNCTKLIKIYIGNTGLAGEIPLSFANLVLLEDVLLNDVDLTGQVPEFIGKWTKLTILSLGDIPNGSISLEFIKDMKSLSKLVFRNSNLTGTIPSNIEEYSSLQHVDLSFNKLHGPIPASLFYLNKLTNLFLGNNTLNGSLPIQKSQALSNIDVSYNDLSGSLPSWVSLPNLKINLVANNFSLEGLDKRALQGLKCLQKNFPCNRGKGIYSDFLINCGGPQIRSVTGEIFEREDEDLGLASSFVSDSQRWAVSSVGLYARSINYIWVVNSLDSELFQSARHSSSSLRYYGLGLENGGYTVTLRFAEIDILGSNSWRGLGTRYFNIYVQGRLVEKDFAIRRTAGDSTVRAVQRIYKANVSENYLEIHLFWAGKGTISIPILGTYGPLISAITAKPDFKPTVANRPLSKKKYRTGTIVGVIVGLGLLSIFTGVVIFIIRKSRKRYTDDEELLNMDVKPYTFAYSELKNATRDFNPSNKLGEGGFGTVYKGNLNDGREIAVKVLSVGSKHGKRQFVAEIVAISAVMHRNLVKLYGCCYEGDNRLLVYEYLQNGSLDHALFGGDKNLQLNWPTRFEICMGVARGLAYLHEEASIRIIHRDVKASNILLDSNLLPKVSDFGLAKLYDEKETHMSTRVAGTIGYLAPEYAMRGYLTEKTDVYAFGIVVLELVSGRKNFDVNLENEKKYLLDWAWNLHENSREVELLDHELTEFNMEEAKRMIGISLLCTHSSHFLRPPMSRVVAMLSGDVEVSDITSKPGYLTDWRSDDTSSSSFSAFQTKDKGSSASNSTSFVRPRDGNLKQLGVKINEGR, encoded by the exons ATGCCCACGTGTCTGCTCCTCACCGTCTGGTTCCTCATTTGTATCCTTGATTCGGTTCACCTGGTTCGAGCTCAAAACCAAATGGGAGCCACTACTCATCCCGATGAAG CGGAAACTTTGAACTCCATCTTCGCGACTTGGAAGATCCCGGCGCAGAAGGCATGGAACACGAGCGGCGACCTTTGCTCCGGCGTTGCCATAGACGACAGGATCAAGATCGACGACAAAGACTACAACCCTCTTATCAAATGCAACTGCAATTTTGTCAACTCCACAATCTGCCGCATCACTGCTCT AAAAGTTTATGCGATAGATGTTGTAGGACCTATACCTCCACAGCTTTGGAGTTTGACATACCTCACCAATCT AAATCTGGGCAAAAATTATCTTACAGGCTCCCTTTCTCCTGCAATTGGAAATTTGACTCGAATGGAATGGAT GAGCTTTGGGATCAATGCGTTGTATGGCCCCCTTCCCAAGGAAATTGGTTTGCTTACAAACTTGAAATCGCT TGCTATTGGTGTTAATAACTTTTCCGGTTCTATACCAGCTGAGATTGGGAATTgtacaaaactaataaaaat TTACATAGGAAATACTGGACTTGCAGGGGAAATACCATTATCATTTGCTAATCTTGTATTGCTGGAAGACGT TTTGCTTAACGATGTGGACCTTACTGGTCAGGTACCGGAATTTATAGGCAAATGGACCAAACTTACTATCTT GAGTCTTGGTGATATACCTAATGGAAGTATATCTCTTGAATTCATCAAAGACATGAAATCTCTAAGTAAATT AGTATTTAGGAACAGCAATCTCACTGGGACAATACCCTCTAATATCGAGGAATACTCAAGTCTTCAACACGT TGATTTAAGTTTCAACAAACTACATGGACCAATTCCGGCTTCACTTTTCTACTTAAATAAACTCACCAACTT GTTTCTTGGAAACAACACGTTGAATGGTTCTTTGCCCATTCAAAAGAGCCAGGCTTTGAGCAATAT AGATGTTTCGTACAATGATTTATCTGGTAGTCTTCCTTCATGGGTCAGCTTACCAAACTTGAAAAT AAATCTTGTTGCTAACAATTTCAGCTTGGAAGGCCTTGACAAGAG AGCTTTACAAGGACTGAAGTGCCTGCAGAAGAACTTCCCCTGCAATCGAGGCAAAGGAATCT ATTCTGACTTTTTGATCAACTGCGGAGGGCCACAAATACGGTCAGTTACCGGAGAAATATTTGAAAGGGAGGACGAGGATCTTGGATTAGCTTCATCTTTTGTGAGTGATAGTCAGAGATGGGCAGTCAGTAGCGTAGGACTTTATGCCAGGAGTATCAATTATATATGGGTTGTCAACAGTTTGGACTCAGAGCTTTTTCAGTCAGCAAGACATTCTTCGTCTTCCCTAAGGTATTATGGGTTGGGACTAGAAAATGGAGGCTACACCGTAACACTTCGGTTTGCTGAAATAGATATTCTTGGTTCTAACTCCTGGAGAGGTTTGGGAACACGATATTTCAACATTTATGTCCAG GGACGCCTTGTTGAAAAAGATTTTGCTATACGTAGAACAGCTGGTGACAGTACTGTTCGAGCAGTTCAAAGAATATATAAAGCAAATGTATCAGAAAATTATCTTGAAATTCATCTTTTCTGGGCTGGCAAAGGAACAATTAGTATTCCTATTCTAGGTACTTATGGGCCACTAATATCGGCCATAACTGCAAAACCAG ATTTTAAACCAACTGTGGCCAACAGGCCACTATCAAAGAAAAAGTATAGGACGGGTACTATTGTAGGTGTTATTGTCGGGCTAGGACTTTTAAGCATCTTTACGGGCGTGGTTATCTTCATCATCCGAAAAAGCAGAAAGCGTTACACAGATGATGAAG AGCTGCTTAATATGGACGTAAAGCCTTACACTTTTGCATACTCTGAACTTAAAAATGCCACTAGAGATTTTAATCCCTCCAACAAGCTTGGAGAGGGAGGATTTGGGACTGTTTATAAG GGGAACCTGAATGATGGAAGAGAGATCGCTGTGAAAGTATTGTCGGTTGGATCCAAACATGGGAAGAGACAATTTGTTGCAGAAATCGTAGCAATTTCTGCAGTTATGCATCGTAACCTAGTAAAACTTTATGG TTGCTGCTATGAAGGAGATAATCGTTTGCTGGTTTATGAGTATCTCCAAAATGGAAGTCTCGATCATGCATTATTTGG AGGTGATAAGAATTTACAGCTTAATTGGCCGACCCGTTTTGAAATCTGTATGGGAGTAGCCAGAGGTCTAGCTTACCTCCATGAGGAGGCGAGTATTCGCATAATACACAGAGATGTGAAGGCCAGCAACATTTTGCTTGACTCTAACCTGCTTCCAAAAGTCTCTGATTTTGGGCTTGCAAAGCTATACGATGAAAAGGAAACTCACATGAGTACGCGAGTGGCAGGAACCAT TGGATATCTTGCGCCAGAGTATGCCATGCGTGGATACCTAACAGAGAAAACAGATGTATATGCCTTTGGTATTGTGGTTCTTGAGCTGGTGAGTGGAAGGAAAAACTTTGATGTGAACttggaaaatgagaaaaaatatCTTCTTGATTGG GCATGGAATCTACACGAAAACAGCCGTGAAGTTGAACTACTTGATCATGAGCTGACTGAATTCAACATGGAAGAAGCTAAACGCATGATAGGCATTTCTCTGCTATGCACACACTCATCTCATTTCTTGAGACCACCCATGTCAAGAGTGGTGGCTATGCTTTCAGGAGATGTTGAGGTCAGTGATATAACCTCTAAGCCAGGTTACCTAACGGACTGGAGATCTGATGACACCTCAAGCTCCTCTTTCAGTGCCTTTCAAACAAAAGACAAAGGCTCTTCTGCGTCCAACTCCACGAGTTTTGTGAGGCCCAGAGACGGCAACTTGAAGCAGCTTGGAGTCAAGATCAATGAGGGAAGATGA
- the LOC103852449 gene encoding probable LRR receptor-like serine/threonine-protein kinase At1g56130 isoform X3, which translates to MPTCLLLTVWFLICILDSVHLVRAQNQMGATTHPDEAETLNSIFATWKIPAQKAWNTSGDLCSGVAIDDRIKIDDKDYNPLIKCNCNFVNSTICRITALKVYAIDVVGPIPPQLWSLTYLTNLNLGKNYLTGSLSPAIGNLTRMEWMSFGINALYGPLPKEIGLLTNLKSLAIGVNNFSGSIPAEIGNCTKLIKIYIGNTGLAGEIPLSFANLVLLEDVLLNDVDLTGQVPEFIGKWTKLTILRIQGTSLSGPIPSSFSNLTSLRELSLGDIPNGSISLEFIKDMKSLSKLVFRNSNLTGTIPSNIEEYSSLQHVDLSFNKLHGPIPASLFYLNKLTNLFLGNNTLNGSLPIQKSQALSNIDVSYNDLSGSLPSWVSLPNLKINLVANNFSLEGLDKRALQGLKCLQKNFPCNRGKGIYSDFLINCGGPQIRSVTGEIFEREDEDLGLASSFVSDSQRWAVSSVGLYARSINYIWVVNSLDSELFQSARHSSSSLRYYGLGLENGGYTVTLRFAEIDILGSNSWRGLGTRYFNIYVQGRLVEKDFAIRRTAGDSTVRAVQRIYKANVSENYLEIHLFWAGKGTISIPILGTYGPLISAITAKPDFKPTVANRPLSKKKYRTGTIVGVIVGLGLLSIFTGVVIFIIRKSRKRYTDDEELLNMDVKPYTFAYSELKNATRDFNPSNKLGEGGFGTVYKGNLNDGREIAVKVLSVGSKHGKRQFVAEIVAISAVMHRNLVKLYGCCYEGDNRLLVYEYLQNGSLDHALFGGDKNLQLNWPTRFEICMGVARGLAYLHEEASIRIIHRDVKASNILLDSNLLPKVSDFGLAKLYDEKETHMSTRVAGTIGYLAPEYAMRGYLTEKTDVYAFGIVVLELVSGRKNFDVNLENEKKYLLDWVCPDCMESTRKQP; encoded by the exons ATGCCCACGTGTCTGCTCCTCACCGTCTGGTTCCTCATTTGTATCCTTGATTCGGTTCACCTGGTTCGAGCTCAAAACCAAATGGGAGCCACTACTCATCCCGATGAAG CGGAAACTTTGAACTCCATCTTCGCGACTTGGAAGATCCCGGCGCAGAAGGCATGGAACACGAGCGGCGACCTTTGCTCCGGCGTTGCCATAGACGACAGGATCAAGATCGACGACAAAGACTACAACCCTCTTATCAAATGCAACTGCAATTTTGTCAACTCCACAATCTGCCGCATCACTGCTCT AAAAGTTTATGCGATAGATGTTGTAGGACCTATACCTCCACAGCTTTGGAGTTTGACATACCTCACCAATCT AAATCTGGGCAAAAATTATCTTACAGGCTCCCTTTCTCCTGCAATTGGAAATTTGACTCGAATGGAATGGAT GAGCTTTGGGATCAATGCGTTGTATGGCCCCCTTCCCAAGGAAATTGGTTTGCTTACAAACTTGAAATCGCT TGCTATTGGTGTTAATAACTTTTCCGGTTCTATACCAGCTGAGATTGGGAATTgtacaaaactaataaaaat TTACATAGGAAATACTGGACTTGCAGGGGAAATACCATTATCATTTGCTAATCTTGTATTGCTGGAAGACGT TTTGCTTAACGATGTGGACCTTACTGGTCAGGTACCGGAATTTATAGGCAAATGGACCAAACTTACTATCTT GAGAATTCAAGGAACTAGTTTGAGTGGTCCGATACCGTCGTCATTTTCCAACTTAACTTCTTTGAGAGAACT GAGTCTTGGTGATATACCTAATGGAAGTATATCTCTTGAATTCATCAAAGACATGAAATCTCTAAGTAAATT AGTATTTAGGAACAGCAATCTCACTGGGACAATACCCTCTAATATCGAGGAATACTCAAGTCTTCAACACGT TGATTTAAGTTTCAACAAACTACATGGACCAATTCCGGCTTCACTTTTCTACTTAAATAAACTCACCAACTT GTTTCTTGGAAACAACACGTTGAATGGTTCTTTGCCCATTCAAAAGAGCCAGGCTTTGAGCAATAT AGATGTTTCGTACAATGATTTATCTGGTAGTCTTCCTTCATGGGTCAGCTTACCAAACTTGAAAAT AAATCTTGTTGCTAACAATTTCAGCTTGGAAGGCCTTGACAAGAG AGCTTTACAAGGACTGAAGTGCCTGCAGAAGAACTTCCCCTGCAATCGAGGCAAAGGAATCT ATTCTGACTTTTTGATCAACTGCGGAGGGCCACAAATACGGTCAGTTACCGGAGAAATATTTGAAAGGGAGGACGAGGATCTTGGATTAGCTTCATCTTTTGTGAGTGATAGTCAGAGATGGGCAGTCAGTAGCGTAGGACTTTATGCCAGGAGTATCAATTATATATGGGTTGTCAACAGTTTGGACTCAGAGCTTTTTCAGTCAGCAAGACATTCTTCGTCTTCCCTAAGGTATTATGGGTTGGGACTAGAAAATGGAGGCTACACCGTAACACTTCGGTTTGCTGAAATAGATATTCTTGGTTCTAACTCCTGGAGAGGTTTGGGAACACGATATTTCAACATTTATGTCCAG GGACGCCTTGTTGAAAAAGATTTTGCTATACGTAGAACAGCTGGTGACAGTACTGTTCGAGCAGTTCAAAGAATATATAAAGCAAATGTATCAGAAAATTATCTTGAAATTCATCTTTTCTGGGCTGGCAAAGGAACAATTAGTATTCCTATTCTAGGTACTTATGGGCCACTAATATCGGCCATAACTGCAAAACCAG ATTTTAAACCAACTGTGGCCAACAGGCCACTATCAAAGAAAAAGTATAGGACGGGTACTATTGTAGGTGTTATTGTCGGGCTAGGACTTTTAAGCATCTTTACGGGCGTGGTTATCTTCATCATCCGAAAAAGCAGAAAGCGTTACACAGATGATGAAG AGCTGCTTAATATGGACGTAAAGCCTTACACTTTTGCATACTCTGAACTTAAAAATGCCACTAGAGATTTTAATCCCTCCAACAAGCTTGGAGAGGGAGGATTTGGGACTGTTTATAAG GGGAACCTGAATGATGGAAGAGAGATCGCTGTGAAAGTATTGTCGGTTGGATCCAAACATGGGAAGAGACAATTTGTTGCAGAAATCGTAGCAATTTCTGCAGTTATGCATCGTAACCTAGTAAAACTTTATGG TTGCTGCTATGAAGGAGATAATCGTTTGCTGGTTTATGAGTATCTCCAAAATGGAAGTCTCGATCATGCATTATTTGG AGGTGATAAGAATTTACAGCTTAATTGGCCGACCCGTTTTGAAATCTGTATGGGAGTAGCCAGAGGTCTAGCTTACCTCCATGAGGAGGCGAGTATTCGCATAATACACAGAGATGTGAAGGCCAGCAACATTTTGCTTGACTCTAACCTGCTTCCAAAAGTCTCTGATTTTGGGCTTGCAAAGCTATACGATGAAAAGGAAACTCACATGAGTACGCGAGTGGCAGGAACCAT TGGATATCTTGCGCCAGAGTATGCCATGCGTGGATACCTAACAGAGAAAACAGATGTATATGCCTTTGGTATTGTGGTTCTTGAGCTGGTGAGTGGAAGGAAAAACTTTGATGTGAACttggaaaatgagaaaaaatatCTTCTTGATTGGGTATGTCCTGATT GCATGGAATCTACACGAAAACAGCCGTGA
- the LOC103852449 gene encoding probable LRR receptor-like serine/threonine-protein kinase At1g56130 isoform X1, whose protein sequence is MPTCLLLTVWFLICILDSVHLVRAQNQMGATTHPDEAETLNSIFATWKIPAQKAWNTSGDLCSGVAIDDRIKIDDKDYNPLIKCNCNFVNSTICRITALKVYAIDVVGPIPPQLWSLTYLTNLNLGKNYLTGSLSPAIGNLTRMEWMSFGINALYGPLPKEIGLLTNLKSLAIGVNNFSGSIPAEIGNCTKLIKIYIGNTGLAGEIPLSFANLVLLEDVLLNDVDLTGQVPEFIGKWTKLTILRIQGTSLSGPIPSSFSNLTSLRELSLGDIPNGSISLEFIKDMKSLSKLVFRNSNLTGTIPSNIEEYSSLQHVDLSFNKLHGPIPASLFYLNKLTNLFLGNNTLNGSLPIQKSQALSNIDVSYNDLSGSLPSWVSLPNLKINLVANNFSLEGLDKRALQGLKCLQKNFPCNRGKGIYSDFLINCGGPQIRSVTGEIFEREDEDLGLASSFVSDSQRWAVSSVGLYARSINYIWVVNSLDSELFQSARHSSSSLRYYGLGLENGGYTVTLRFAEIDILGSNSWRGLGTRYFNIYVQGRLVEKDFAIRRTAGDSTVRAVQRIYKANVSENYLEIHLFWAGKGTISIPILGTYGPLISAITAKPDFKPTVANRPLSKKKYRTGTIVGVIVGLGLLSIFTGVVIFIIRKSRKRYTDDEELLNMDVKPYTFAYSELKNATRDFNPSNKLGEGGFGTVYKGNLNDGREIAVKVLSVGSKHGKRQFVAEIVAISAVMHRNLVKLYGCCYEGDNRLLVYEYLQNGSLDHALFGDKNLQLNWPTRFEICMGVARGLAYLHEEASIRIIHRDVKASNILLDSNLLPKVSDFGLAKLYDEKETHMSTRVAGTIGYLAPEYAMRGYLTEKTDVYAFGIVVLELVSGRKNFDVNLENEKKYLLDWAWNLHENSREVELLDHELTEFNMEEAKRMIGISLLCTHSSHFLRPPMSRVVAMLSGDVEVSDITSKPGYLTDWRSDDTSSSSFSAFQTKDKGSSASNSTSFVRPRDGNLKQLGVKINEGR, encoded by the exons ATGCCCACGTGTCTGCTCCTCACCGTCTGGTTCCTCATTTGTATCCTTGATTCGGTTCACCTGGTTCGAGCTCAAAACCAAATGGGAGCCACTACTCATCCCGATGAAG CGGAAACTTTGAACTCCATCTTCGCGACTTGGAAGATCCCGGCGCAGAAGGCATGGAACACGAGCGGCGACCTTTGCTCCGGCGTTGCCATAGACGACAGGATCAAGATCGACGACAAAGACTACAACCCTCTTATCAAATGCAACTGCAATTTTGTCAACTCCACAATCTGCCGCATCACTGCTCT AAAAGTTTATGCGATAGATGTTGTAGGACCTATACCTCCACAGCTTTGGAGTTTGACATACCTCACCAATCT AAATCTGGGCAAAAATTATCTTACAGGCTCCCTTTCTCCTGCAATTGGAAATTTGACTCGAATGGAATGGAT GAGCTTTGGGATCAATGCGTTGTATGGCCCCCTTCCCAAGGAAATTGGTTTGCTTACAAACTTGAAATCGCT TGCTATTGGTGTTAATAACTTTTCCGGTTCTATACCAGCTGAGATTGGGAATTgtacaaaactaataaaaat TTACATAGGAAATACTGGACTTGCAGGGGAAATACCATTATCATTTGCTAATCTTGTATTGCTGGAAGACGT TTTGCTTAACGATGTGGACCTTACTGGTCAGGTACCGGAATTTATAGGCAAATGGACCAAACTTACTATCTT GAGAATTCAAGGAACTAGTTTGAGTGGTCCGATACCGTCGTCATTTTCCAACTTAACTTCTTTGAGAGAACT GAGTCTTGGTGATATACCTAATGGAAGTATATCTCTTGAATTCATCAAAGACATGAAATCTCTAAGTAAATT AGTATTTAGGAACAGCAATCTCACTGGGACAATACCCTCTAATATCGAGGAATACTCAAGTCTTCAACACGT TGATTTAAGTTTCAACAAACTACATGGACCAATTCCGGCTTCACTTTTCTACTTAAATAAACTCACCAACTT GTTTCTTGGAAACAACACGTTGAATGGTTCTTTGCCCATTCAAAAGAGCCAGGCTTTGAGCAATAT AGATGTTTCGTACAATGATTTATCTGGTAGTCTTCCTTCATGGGTCAGCTTACCAAACTTGAAAAT AAATCTTGTTGCTAACAATTTCAGCTTGGAAGGCCTTGACAAGAG AGCTTTACAAGGACTGAAGTGCCTGCAGAAGAACTTCCCCTGCAATCGAGGCAAAGGAATCT ATTCTGACTTTTTGATCAACTGCGGAGGGCCACAAATACGGTCAGTTACCGGAGAAATATTTGAAAGGGAGGACGAGGATCTTGGATTAGCTTCATCTTTTGTGAGTGATAGTCAGAGATGGGCAGTCAGTAGCGTAGGACTTTATGCCAGGAGTATCAATTATATATGGGTTGTCAACAGTTTGGACTCAGAGCTTTTTCAGTCAGCAAGACATTCTTCGTCTTCCCTAAGGTATTATGGGTTGGGACTAGAAAATGGAGGCTACACCGTAACACTTCGGTTTGCTGAAATAGATATTCTTGGTTCTAACTCCTGGAGAGGTTTGGGAACACGATATTTCAACATTTATGTCCAG GGACGCCTTGTTGAAAAAGATTTTGCTATACGTAGAACAGCTGGTGACAGTACTGTTCGAGCAGTTCAAAGAATATATAAAGCAAATGTATCAGAAAATTATCTTGAAATTCATCTTTTCTGGGCTGGCAAAGGAACAATTAGTATTCCTATTCTAGGTACTTATGGGCCACTAATATCGGCCATAACTGCAAAACCAG ATTTTAAACCAACTGTGGCCAACAGGCCACTATCAAAGAAAAAGTATAGGACGGGTACTATTGTAGGTGTTATTGTCGGGCTAGGACTTTTAAGCATCTTTACGGGCGTGGTTATCTTCATCATCCGAAAAAGCAGAAAGCGTTACACAGATGATGAAG AGCTGCTTAATATGGACGTAAAGCCTTACACTTTTGCATACTCTGAACTTAAAAATGCCACTAGAGATTTTAATCCCTCCAACAAGCTTGGAGAGGGAGGATTTGGGACTGTTTATAAG GGGAACCTGAATGATGGAAGAGAGATCGCTGTGAAAGTATTGTCGGTTGGATCCAAACATGGGAAGAGACAATTTGTTGCAGAAATCGTAGCAATTTCTGCAGTTATGCATCGTAACCTAGTAAAACTTTATGG TTGCTGCTATGAAGGAGATAATCGTTTGCTGGTTTATGAGTATCTCCAAAATGGAAGTCTCGATCATGCATTATTTG GTGATAAGAATTTACAGCTTAATTGGCCGACCCGTTTTGAAATCTGTATGGGAGTAGCCAGAGGTCTAGCTTACCTCCATGAGGAGGCGAGTATTCGCATAATACACAGAGATGTGAAGGCCAGCAACATTTTGCTTGACTCTAACCTGCTTCCAAAAGTCTCTGATTTTGGGCTTGCAAAGCTATACGATGAAAAGGAAACTCACATGAGTACGCGAGTGGCAGGAACCAT TGGATATCTTGCGCCAGAGTATGCCATGCGTGGATACCTAACAGAGAAAACAGATGTATATGCCTTTGGTATTGTGGTTCTTGAGCTGGTGAGTGGAAGGAAAAACTTTGATGTGAACttggaaaatgagaaaaaatatCTTCTTGATTGG GCATGGAATCTACACGAAAACAGCCGTGAAGTTGAACTACTTGATCATGAGCTGACTGAATTCAACATGGAAGAAGCTAAACGCATGATAGGCATTTCTCTGCTATGCACACACTCATCTCATTTCTTGAGACCACCCATGTCAAGAGTGGTGGCTATGCTTTCAGGAGATGTTGAGGTCAGTGATATAACCTCTAAGCCAGGTTACCTAACGGACTGGAGATCTGATGACACCTCAAGCTCCTCTTTCAGTGCCTTTCAAACAAAAGACAAAGGCTCTTCTGCGTCCAACTCCACGAGTTTTGTGAGGCCCAGAGACGGCAACTTGAAGCAGCTTGGAGTCAAGATCAATGAGGGAAGATGA